ATATATGATATGGATATGATAGCAAGATTCGCGTATGCATTCAAGACGCTTGTTGCACATGGGAAGTGTTTTAGGCGTCGCGATGAAATAACTTCCGCTAAATTGGTGGCCAAGATCAATTAAACCGCTTGATACTTTGCCGCCAAAAGTGGAACTAATTTCATCCCGAGCCCTTAATGTTAATTTTAATTTGTAAAGCGGTCTGCCGCGGAGCTGGCCCCAAAGGAGTACGGTTTGATCCGGACTATATAGCCGATGGAAGTAATCCAACCGACTATTTCCTGGATCAGCTTTTTGGTATCCCCGTTATTCCCGATGTCGGCATGTATTTCAACCGGCGAATCGAGCAGCAATTTGTTTATTCCGTTTTGGTTCAACAGGCGAACCGCTTCCAGACTCAATTCCGTTTCACGATAAATACGATAGCGAAGGTCCATCATCGGCTTGGTCCTCAGCTTACGGTAGAACAGTCTTGCCCCTTTTCCGCCCCGGTGAATAATCAATGCCGTAACATACACCGTTCCTTGTCTGTTGGTATGGGAATCGGTCCCGATCACCAATTTGTAACGGGCATGCGGATCTTCCTGAATATAATCGCGTATGTTTTCCGTCATCTCATGAATCGTCATGATTCCCCGCGTCGGACTGGTAAAGTGCATGATGGATTCCTCCTTTCATATCGTATGTTTTCTATTTTATGTTGAAATTATTAACAGGGTATTAAATAATACAAAAACGCCTGACGGCGTTCAGAGTGATGAGAAACCCTAAGAATGAAATTAGGCATCGTGATGAAATAATCCCGAAAAAGCAAAGATCAATAAAACCGCTTGATACTTTGCCGCCAAAAGTGGAACTAATTTCATCACGAGCCGTTAGTCTTTTTGTCGGGTGGGGGGTATCATCTTCCGTCGCTCTTGAGACCAGGAAACAGAATTAAAAATTACGGTATTTTCCCGGTTTCAATGGCGTAAAAACTGCTTTGGGAGCATAAACCCAGGTCTCTACAGAAGATACCTCCCAGCCCTATGAATCCTCATTCCCATAATGAGGGGTTTTTCGACAGCTAAAACGCTACGGCGCCCATAGAAGTACAGAAAAAGGGCTGTCCCATCGACTCTGGAGACAACCCTCTTTTGGTCTTTTCGGATATAATTAGCAGCCAAAGTATAAGGAATACTCGTGCGGATGAATGCGGATAGCGACTTCTTTGGCTTCGGAACGCTTGAAATCGATATAATTTTGAATGAAGTCCTCGCTGAATGCGCCGCCTTCGGTCAAGAATTCGTGATCGGCTTCCAGAGCGTCAAGCGCTTCTTCCAGGCTGCCGGGAACGCTGCGGATTTCTTTTTTGTCCGCATCGGACAATTCGTAAATATTTTTGTCGACCGGACCGTAACCGAGCTTGGTCGGATCCATTTTCTTCTTGATTCCGTCCAATCCTGCCAGAA
This sequence is a window from Ferviditalea candida. Protein-coding genes within it:
- a CDS encoding ribonuclease H-like YkuK family protein — encoded protein: MHFTSPTRGIMTIHEMTENIRDYIQEDPHARYKLVIGTDSHTNRQGTVYVTALIIHRGGKGARLFYRKLRTKPMMDLRYRIYRETELSLEAVRLLNQNGINKLLLDSPVEIHADIGNNGDTKKLIQEIVGWITSIGYIVRIKPYSFGASSAADRFTN